Proteins from one Scleropages formosus chromosome 14, fSclFor1.1, whole genome shotgun sequence genomic window:
- the LOC108920100 gene encoding transmembrane gamma-carboxyglutamic acid protein 3 isoform X2: MEPWKRGSTNTVSTNTEARSERTDTVYMVVPLLGVALLIIIALFLIWRCQLQKATRRRPAYTQNRYLASRNSRSLPRILVHRDGPSHSENPHPENQSGRAAGGGSGGGGGGGSGGSAAPTSHQHAHLQNGRTLYVQDSSISVASRLSGATPPPSYEEVTGHLESSSDETTAPYSDPPPKYEEIVKQK, encoded by the coding sequence ATGGAGCCCTGGAAGCGCGGGAGCACCAACACGGTGAGCACCAACACGGAGGCGCGTTCAGAGCGCACAGACACGGTGTACATGGTGGTGCCCCTGCTGGGGGTGgccctcctcatcatcatcgcACTCTTCCTCATCTGGAGATGCCAGCTGCAGAAGGCGACGCGCCGCCGCCCGGCGTACACCCAGAACCGGTACTTGGCTAGCCGCAACTCCCGCAGCCTGCCCCGCATCCTCGTGCACCGCGACGGCCCCTCCCACTCCGAGAACCCGCACCCGGAGAACCAGTCCGGCCGCGCTGCGGGCGGGGGGAGCGGCGGAGGTGGAGGCGGGGGGTCCGGGGGATCTGCCGCTCCCACCTCCCACCAGCACgcgcatctccaaaacggccgGACCCTCTACGTTCAGGACTCGTCCATCTCTGTCGCTTCCCGCCTTTCCGGCGCGACCCCGCCGCCCTCCTACGAAGAAGTAACGGGACACCTTGAGAGCAGCAGCGACGAGACCACAGCTCCCTACAGCGACCCCCCGCCCAAATACGAGGAGATTGTCAAACAGAAGTGA